The genomic DNA CGGAAAGAGATAGGCATCGGATTAATATCCGAACAATTCTTCCTGTGTCAGTTTCTGGATCGGACCATATTGTGACAAACCTTTCAGATCGAGATCCTTTTCATCGCCTAATACACAATAGATATAGGTACGCCCTTTCACCCATTTTTCCTGGAATGCCTTGATTTCAGGCAATGTCATTGTCTGCGCCTTCTCGAACAGTTCTTTACGGCTATCCGTGTTCAGACCTAAATCCTGGGCATTCAGATAAGACCAAAGAACATCCGATTTGGTAATACGCTCCGTACGCAAACGGGTAATGAGAGCATCTTTAGCCAAGTTGAACGCTTTTTCTGATTCCGGCATATTATTGATAATTTCATCGAAAGCTTTCATCGCATCAATCATCTTATCATTCTGAGTCGCAATGAACGTACGGTAGACATACGGATATTTCAGTTTGGACGGAGTAATAAGGAAAGCTCCTGCAGAATAAGCCAGCCCACGCGATTCACGCATTTCCTGAAATACGATCGCGTTCATGCCGCCACCGAAGTATTCGTTATACATATTCAATGTAGGTTGGATAGCCGGATCGAACTTTTCACCTCGGTTAGAGACAGCAGAGAAATAAATCTGTTTAGCATCATACTGTGCAAGCAGAACTCTATTTTCAGGAGTTTCCTGCTGGCTAAACTCAATTGCTGCCGGAACCGGTTGCAACTGTTCAGGGACATTATGATATTGTTTGATGATGTCCAGAACGGCCTGTGGTTTTTCCGGACCATAATACAAAATCTTATGATCGAATGAGTTGATCTTATGAATGCGATCGACCAGTTCCTGCGGGTCCATCTGCTGCAACTCGGCAGTTGTCAGTACATTTGTAGCAGGAGACTTCGGCCCCCAGATAGCATACTGGATCAGTTTGTTGAAATTCTGTCCCTGGTTCAATTTAGCATCAGTCCGTTTTTTCAAGATATCACCTGCAAGGTTTCCATAAGCCTCCTTATTAACCTGTGCATCGGCCAAGATCTCTTCAAACAGAGCCATTGCCTTCGGCATGTTCTCTTTCAAACCTTCCAGCATCACATATGTGCGGTCTGAACCAGGGAATACATTGAAATAACAAGCCAGTTTGTAAAATTCTTCATTGATTTCCTTCAGACTCATTTTAGATGTGCCCAAATACTTCATATATTCGAAAGCGGTGCCCATTGCCTTATCGTTATTCGTACCCATATCGAATACATACATCAGAGAGAAGAGATCATTGGAAGTATTCTCCTTATACAATACCGGAATATTGGATTGGGCGGTCAGTTTTTGCAAATCCTTACTATAATCCAAGAATACCGGTTCGATCGGAGCCACTTTTGAAGCCTGTATTTCTTTCAAGAACAGACTTGAACTATCGCGATTCATCACGATCGGAGTGATTTTAGGTTTGTCGATCTTCTTTTCGTTCGGGTCTTTACCTTGTCTTTTATAGATGAGCGCATAGTTGTCACCGAAATATTTGTTGGCAAAATCGACGATCTGTTGCTTTGTCACTTTGCTCATGCGATCTAACGAAGCGACTTCATCTTTCCAATCGACACCGTCGATGAAAGAAGAGACAAACATATCGGCACGACCGTCGTTACGATCCATCCGGTACATTTGCATCAGTTTATAGTTATTGATAGCAGCTTCCAGCAAGCCTTCGTCAAACTCACCTTTCTTTAGCTTATCAATTTCAGCCAGGAATAGGTCTTTTACTTCATCCAAAGTCTGTCCCTGTTTCGGACGACCACTAATAACAAATGCATTATAATCGGACATTCCGTATGTTCCGGCATAACAACTTAGTACTTTCTGTTGCTGAACCAAATCGATATCCAACAAACCTGCTTTACCATTATTAATAATTTCGCCTGTCAGATTCAGCAAATCCTGATCAGGAGAAGCTGCTCCCGGGAAACGCCAACCCAAAGTCACATTTTCAGCATCGACACCCAACACTTCTTTTATAACCGGTGCTTTAATCGGAGACTCATGCGTTACTGGCAACTTCGGCAGATTGGGGTTCGGTTTCAAATGGCCAAAATATTTATTGATCGTCTCGATCATCTGGTCCGGATCAAAATCACCGGACAGACAGATTGCCATATTATTAGGGACATACCAAGTTTTATGGTAGTTTTTGATATTCGTGATAGACGGGTTCTTCAGGTTTTCCTGTGTTCCGAGAACAGTCTGCGTTCCGTATGGATGATCGGGGAAAAGAGCGGTCAGAACAGCTTCATACACTTTACGACCATCACTGGTAAGAGACATGTTCTTTTCTTCGTACACAGTCTCAAGTTCCGTATGAAAGCCACGGATTACATTGTTTTCAAAACGGTCCGCCTGTATCTTGGCCCAGTTGTCAATCTGGTTGGAAGGAATATCTTCCACGTAGACTGTCTGGTCAAAGCCGGTATACGCATTTGTTCCAGTTGCACCAATAGCAGACATCAGTTTATCATATTCGTTCGGAATTGCCAATTTCGAAGCCTCATAAGAAACACTGTCGATCTGATGATAAATAGCCTGGCGCTCTGCCTCATCAGTAGTCTTACGATACACCTCAAAAAGCTGTTCGATCTGATCAAGCATCGGTTTTTCCTGTTCGTAATTCTGCGTGCCGAACTGCTGAGTTCCTTTAAACATCAAGTGTTCAAAATAGTGTGCCAGACCGGTCGTTTCGGCAGGATCGTTTTTACCTCCCACGCGAACGGCAATATACGTTTGAATACGTGGGGTCTCTTTATTCACAGTCATATACACTTTCAGGCCGTTATCCAAAGTATAGATACGGGCTTTCAGAGGATCGTTCGGGACCGACTCGTATTTAAACGGGGAAGTCTCTGCACATGCAGTTGCCAAAAGGAGAATAAAGGCTAACTGAAGAAACTGAATCGTTTTACGCATAAATTTTAG from Parabacteroides merdae ATCC 43184 includes the following:
- a CDS encoding M16 family metallopeptidase, with product MRKTIQFLQLAFILLLATACAETSPFKYESVPNDPLKARIYTLDNGLKVYMTVNKETPRIQTYIAVRVGGKNDPAETTGLAHYFEHLMFKGTQQFGTQNYEQEKPMLDQIEQLFEVYRKTTDEAERQAIYHQIDSVSYEASKLAIPNEYDKLMSAIGATGTNAYTGFDQTVYVEDIPSNQIDNWAKIQADRFENNVIRGFHTELETVYEEKNMSLTSDGRKVYEAVLTALFPDHPYGTQTVLGTQENLKNPSITNIKNYHKTWYVPNNMAICLSGDFDPDQMIETINKYFGHLKPNPNLPKLPVTHESPIKAPVIKEVLGVDAENVTLGWRFPGAASPDQDLLNLTGEIINNGKAGLLDIDLVQQQKVLSCYAGTYGMSDYNAFVISGRPKQGQTLDEVKDLFLAEIDKLKKGEFDEGLLEAAINNYKLMQMYRMDRNDGRADMFVSSFIDGVDWKDEVASLDRMSKVTKQQIVDFANKYFGDNYALIYKRQGKDPNEKKIDKPKITPIVMNRDSSSLFLKEIQASKVAPIEPVFLDYSKDLQKLTAQSNIPVLYKENTSNDLFSLMYVFDMGTNNDKAMGTAFEYMKYLGTSKMSLKEINEEFYKLACYFNVFPGSDRTYVMLEGLKENMPKAMALFEEILADAQVNKEAYGNLAGDILKKRTDAKLNQGQNFNKLIQYAIWGPKSPATNVLTTAELQQMDPQELVDRIHKINSFDHKILYYGPEKPQAVLDIIKQYHNVPEQLQPVPAAIEFSQQETPENRVLLAQYDAKQIYFSAVSNRGEKFDPAIQPTLNMYNEYFGGGMNAIVFQEMRESRGLAYSAGAFLITPSKLKYPYVYRTFIATQNDKMIDAMKAFDEIINNMPESEKAFNLAKDALITRLRTERITKSDVLWSYLNAQDLGLNTDSRKELFEKAQTMTLPEIKAFQEKWVKGRTYIYCVLGDEKDLDLKGLSQYGPIQKLTQEELFGY